ACAAGCGAGGGGGGCGTAGGCTATAATGGGGATATGAAAATATTGATCGTAGACGATGAGAATACCATTCGGGATATGTTGAAACAGTACGCCGTGTTCAATGGCTACGAGGTGTGCGAGGCGGCCAACGGCTTCGAGGCCGTCGCCAAAAACGCCGAGGAAGCGCCCGATCTCGTGGTGATTGACGTGATGATGCCCGGTTTGGACGGTTTCGGCGCGGTGAAGGAGATTCGCAAGACTTCGGACGTGCCCATTATCATGCTGTCCGCAAGAGGGGAGGAGTACGACAAGATCCACGGCTTCGACTTGGGCGTGGACGACTACGTCACCAAGCCGTTCTCTCCGCGCGAGGTGATGGCTCGTATAGGCGCCATTCTCAACCGCAAGGGTGCCTCGGGGCGCAACGCCAACGTGCTGAAAAT
This window of the Clostridia bacterium genome carries:
- a CDS encoding response regulator transcription factor — its product is MKILIVDDENTIRDMLKQYAVFNGYEVCEAANGFEAVAKNAEEAPDLVVIDVMMPGLDGFGAVKEIRKTSDVPIIMLSARGEEYDKIHGFDLGVDDYVTKPFSPREVMARIGAILNRKGASGRNANVLKIDGLCIDITGRSVTVDGVKAEMTPKEYDLLFYMVEHRGVALSRETLLSEVWGYDFYGDDRTVDTHIKMLRANLGEYRGHIVTLRGMGYKFE